The Mesorhizobium sp. INR15 region ACAAGGCCTGCCAGCGCCTCCTGCCGCCATTTTCATCTCCATGCACATGCCGTTGACAAGTCTGTCACACCTCGATATTGAACAGGATTATACAGGTATAGTGAACAGGTACCCATATGAAACGGCGCGCGGTTCAACTGTCTCCCGGCACGGGCAAGCCCGAGCAGATCGCCACCGTTCTCGAACATGAAATCCGTTCCGGCGTGCTTGGCTTTGGCGACCGCCTGCAGAGCGAGAACGAGCTCGTCCAGCGCTTTTCCGTCAGCCGCAATACGGTCCGCAAGGGCCTCGAAGAACTGTCCAGCCGCGGATTGATCACCACTAAGGTCGGCATCGGCTCTTTCGTCACCTTCGATGGCAAGCCTGTCGACGATGCCATTGGCTGGTCGCGGGCACTGGCCAATGCCGGCGCGAATGCCGAGACCCGAACACTGCGGCTCGAGGTGATCGAGGATGCGGATCTTGCCGCGCTGCTTGGCATCGAAAGCCCGTTTTTCATTGCTGTTGACCGCGTGCGCACCAATGCCAGCGATGGCCATGCAATCTCGATCGAACGCAGCCGGCTGCCCCTGTCGCCGGAACTTGAGGATGTGCCTTTGCGCGGTCTGCGCGAAGGTTCGTTGCACCAGACGTTGCGTGCCGCCGGTCTGGTCCCCGACCATGGCGAGGAATGGGTCGGGATCGAAATGCTGAACGCCGAGGACGCTGCCATTCTCGGTTGTCCGTTGGGAGCGCCGTTCCTGCGCGGGCGCCGATTGACCCGCGCCGCGGACGAACGGCCGATCGAATATGTCACCAGCCTGCTCAACCCCGCGCATTTCGCGCTGCATATGAGGTTCTGAGCAATGTCGGACACCGCCACGGAACATCTCGATCGCGCCATGGGCGCTCTCATTGGTGGCGCGTTGGGCGACGCGCTGGGTATGCCGACGCAGCTCCTGTCTCCAGCCCGCATCGCCGAACTCTACGGCCATGTCGAGGATTTCATCGCGCCTTTCGCCGACCATCCGGTGTCGAAGGGGCTGCTTGCGGGCACGATCACCGACGACACGGAGCAGGCGCTGCTGCTGGGGCGCATCCTGGCTGCTTCAGGCGATGGCTTCGACCATGCGCGCTGGGTCAACGCGCTGCTCGACTGGGAGCGCGAGGTCAAGGCGCGCGGCAGCTATGACCTTCTTGGGCCATCGACCAAACGTGCCATCGATGCGATCAACAATGGCGTGTCGGCTGAGGAGGCCGGGCGCAGCGGCGATACCAATGGTGCGGCCATGCGCATCGGGCCAGTCGGCATCATGATGCCGCTCGAGCCATTGGATGTGTTTGTCGCCAAGGTGGCGGAGACTTGCCGGGCCACCCACAATACCTCGATTGCCATCGCCTCTGCGGCTGCCGTTGCCGCCGCTGTCAGCCGTGGCATTGGCGGTGGCGACTGGCGCGCCGCTTCCGACAGCGCCGTCGCGGCGGCGAGGCGAGGGGCGATGCTCGGCAACTGGGTGACCGGCGGCGACATCGCCGCGCGGATCGTGTGGGCGCAGGACCTTGTTCGCGGCAACCGGGTAAAGGACGCGATCCGGCTGATCACTGATCTGGTTGGCACCGGCGTTGCCAGCCAGGAATCGGTTCCGGCAGCGTTCGCCGTGCTGGAAGTCGCAGGTGGAGATCCATGGCAGGCGGCCGTCATCAGCGCCAATCTTGGTGGCGACACCGACACGATCGGCGCCATAGCCGCCGGCATGGCCGGCGCCTGCACCGGTTTCGCGCACCTACCGCAGGATCGCATCGCCAAGCTGCGAGGCATCGACCTTGCTGAGGTGAAGGCATTGGCGATCGATCTCCTCGCCGCCAGGGCAACAAAGGCCCGTTCGGGCAAGGACGCGGCGGCATGAGTGGGCGTCTCGTCCATATCGGCAGTGCGGTGGTCGACTATGTCTACCGTATCGACGCCTTGCCGATGCCAGGCACGGAAAAGACCGCTTCGAGTTTTGCCCAGGTCGCCGGCGGCGGCTTCAACATGATGGTGGCGGCGGCCCGTACCGGCATGAAGGTGGTCTTCGGCGGCCAGCTCGGCAGCGGGCCGAACGGCGACTTCCTGCGCGCTGCCTTCGCCATGGCAGGCATCGAGACGCTGACACCGCCATCGCCTGTCATGGACAGCGGGAATTGCGTCGCCATGATCTCGAGGGATGCCGAACGCACCTTTATCTCATGGCCGGGTGCGGAGAGCGTGCTCAGCCTGGACATGATGGCACCTGTGTCGGTCGTGCCTGGAGATTGGGTGTTTACCTCGGGCTACACGCTGAGCTATCCTGAAAGCCGCGATGCGCTGACCGACTGGCTTGAGCTGCTGCCGGCGGACATTCCCTTCGCCTTTGATCCAACACCGATCATTTCGGACATTCCGCATCCCATCCTGGCGCGGGTGCTTGCCCGCACGACATGGTTGAGCTGCAACACCACCGAAGCAGCCGAGATTGCTGGTCCGGGCGATGTCGAGACGGTCGCGGCGCAGCTGTTGAAAATCCATTGCCCGCACGCGGATGGCGTCGTCATCCGTTCCGGGGCTGGCGGCTGCCATGTGCGGCTGGCCGACGGCACGGCCCAGGCCATTCCTGGCTTCCGGGTTGCGGCGATCGACACAAACGGCGCCGGCGATACCCATATCGGTGCCTTTATCAGCGCGCTGGCACGAGGCGTGCAGCCTTTCGAGGCGGCGCGCTACGCAAATGCGGCAGCCGCGATATCGGTCACCCGGCACGGCGGTTCGTCGGCGCCGACCGACGCGGAGATTCAGACATTCCTGAGCCAGGCAGGCGGTCCATCGATCACTGAGCCAGGCCAGACCCACAAGGCCCATCAGACAGCCTGACCAAGCCCCGGAAGCGGGCAACACAGAGAGGAACAAACAATGCGCATGCCTGAACTGACCGCTTTGCTGACGGCGACCGCCGTCTTCACCTCCGCACTCGCGTTCGCCGCCAAGGCGGATGACGTTCATGTGCTCAACTGGAAGGGTTACGGCGCCGACGAGCCCTGGGCGATCGAAGCCTTCGAGAAAGCGACCGGCAACAAGGTCATCAATGACTTCTTCAATTCCGAACAGGAAATGCTGACCAAGATCAGGACCAATCCGGGCCTCTACGACGTGGTCATGATCAACGCCGCCTTCAACGACCAGGCGATGGCGGAAAAACTGATCCAGCCGATAGATACCTCCAAGCTGCCGAATTATGCCGACATCAGCAAGGACAAGGCGGGATCGCCGATGCTCGACCATGACGGCAAGGTCTATGGCGTGCCGTGGGTGTGGGGCCTGACGGCGCTCGCCATCAACGACAAATCCTTTGACAAGGCACCAACCAGCATCGCCGAGATGTGGGATCCGGCGCATAAAGGCCGCGTGATCATTCGCGACGACGCGGTCGAGGCCGTTCAGTTCGGCGCCATCGCCACCGGCCAGAACATCAACGACATCAAGGATATGGATGCGGTCAAGGCGAAACTGACCTCGCTGATGCCGCAGATCAAGACCTTTTGGAGCGCCGAGAACGACTGGAACCAGATGGTCGCCTCCAACCAGATCGACATCGGCACCTACTGGAGCGGCTCGGCCGACCGTGCCAAGACGCATTTCAAACTGCCGGTCTCGCTGGTCATCCCTCGGGAAGGTGCTGTCGCCTGGCTCGACGCATTCTCCATTCCGGCTGGCTCCAAGAACGTCGCCGGCGCCGAGGCCTTCATCAACTACATGATCGATCCGAAATTCTACGTCGAATGGGTCACCAAGGTTGGTGCGCCCGTCTCGGCCAACACCAAGGCCGTGGAAGCTCTCCCTGAAGATGCCTTCAACCGCAAGGTGATGGGCGACCCTGATGTCGCCAAGCGGATCCAGTTCCAGGCGCCGATCACCGACGCGCAGCGCGAAGCCTATCTGGCGCTGTGGCAGCAGCTGAAGGTCGATGTGAAGTAAAATTCGCGTCCGGGCCAGCCGGCGGTTCGCGCCAGCTGGCCTTCAATCCTGGGGAGGAGGGTATCATGGCAGTACAAGGCGCGGTCGCGTCGCGCGGCGGGCTGAGATCGGCATTGCCACTGTTGGCGCCTGCCTATCTCTGGCTGACGGTGGCGATCTTCCTGCCGCTTTCGGCGATGGTCTTTTTCTCCTTCATGACCGACCTGCCGCTTTCCGGAAAGCCCTGGGCGTTCACGCTCGGCAACTACGCCGCCTTCTTCTCGCAAAGCCTTTACCTGACATTGCTGCTGGCCTCCCTGCGGCTTGGCCTCGAGGTGACGCTATGGTGCGTCGTCATCGGCTATCCCGCTGCCTATGTGCTGGCCAAAGTGTTGAAGGGCCGTAGCCGCGAGGCGATCTTCCTGCTCGTCATCCTGCCGTTCTGGTCGAACGGGCTGGTGCGCATTTTCTCCTGGGCGATGGTGCTGCGTGAGGGCGGCATTCTCGATACGGGGCTGAACGCGGTGCTGCCGTTCAAGATCAACATCGACCTGATGTACTCCTATCCAGCCGTCATCATCGGGCTGGTGCATTCCTACGTGCCCTACATGGTGCTGACCTGCTATCTCACCTTGCAGGCTATCGACGACTCCCTCATCGAAGCCGGACGCTCGCTCGGCGCCTCGCGGTTGCAGGTGCTGAAGCGGGTGATCATTCCGCTGTCTATGCCGGGACTTGTCGCGGGCGCGGCGCTCATCTTCGTACCGGTCGTCGGTTCCTTCATGGAACCACGCATTCTCGGCGGCCGTACCGGCACTTTCTATGGCACTGTCATCGAAGACCAGTTCGTCGCCGTCTTCAACTGGCCGCTGGGAGCGGCACTGTCCTTCATCCTGCTGGCTGTTGTCCTCGTCATCCTGGCGGTGGCGTCGCCGGTGCTGCGGAGGGCCGCGTGATGGCGACGACGCGCATTCTCGAATGGCTCGGCCGGGCTTACATCGGGCTGCTGCTCGCCTTCCTCTACCTGCCCATCATCATCATGGCGCTGATGTCGTTCAACGTCTCGCAATTCTACCAACTGCCGTTCGAATGGACGACGGAATGGTACGCCTCGCTGTGGCAGAACAACCAGTTGATCGCTGCCACCTGGAACAGCATCGAGATCGCGGTCATCACGACTGTTATCTGCGTGGTGCTCGGCTCGGCGGCATCGCTGGCGCTCTTTCGTTACGAGTTTCGCGGCAAGAAATTCCTGCAGGCGCTGCTGTTTCCGCCGATCGCCATTCCGTGGCTGATCACCGGCACCGCGATGTTGATCTTTTTCTTCGGCGTCGGCATCGGGCGCGGCCTGTTTGCGATCCTGCTTGGCCATGTGGCGCTGGCGCTGCCCTATGTCATCGTCGTGGTTTCCGCCCGGCTGCAGACCTTCGCGCCGGAGCTGGAAGAGGCGGCGCGTTCTCTCGGTGCCAACCAGTGGCAGGTGACAGCGCGTGTGACGCTGCCCTGGATCATGCCCGGCGTCATTGCCGGCGGGTTGTTTGCCTTCGCCGTCTCCTTCGACCAGTTCGTGGTGTCCTATTTCCTGGCGACGCCCGGGCAGACGACGTTGCCGGTCGAAATCTACGCCGCGATCCGCAAGGGCTTCACGCCCGAGATCAATGCGGTCTCGACAATCATCATTGTCGTGTCGATGGCGCTGATGCTGCTCACGGCGCGCTTCTTCAAATTCGGCGGAGAGAAATAATGGCCGGCGTCCAGGTATCGAATGTCTCGCGCAGCTTCGGCGCCCACAAGGCGCTGGACGACGTCTCCATCGATTTCGCCGATGGCGGCTTCTATGCACTGCTAGGCCCATCCGGTAGCGGCAAGACCACGCTGCTGCGGCAGATCGCGGGCTTCGATTTTCCCGACAGTGGCCGCATCTCCATCGGGGGCGAGAGCGTCGAGCGGGTGCCGGTCGAGAAGCGGCGCATCGGCATGGTGTTCCAGAACTACGCGCTGTTTCCCAACATGAGTGTTGCCGACAATGTCGCCTTCGGCCTGTCGGTGCGCGGCGAGGCCAAAGCGACGATCAATGCTGAGGTTCAGCGCGCGCTAGACCTGGTGCAACTCGGCAAGCTCGGCGGTCGGCGCCCGCACCAGCTGTCCGGCGGCCAGCGTCAACGCGTGGCGCTGGCGCGCGCGATCGTCACCAAGCCGCGCGTGCTTTTGCTCGATGAGCCGCTCGGCGCGCTCGACAAGGCGTTGCGCGTCGACA contains the following coding sequences:
- a CDS encoding GntR family transcriptional regulator — translated: MKRRAVQLSPGTGKPEQIATVLEHEIRSGVLGFGDRLQSENELVQRFSVSRNTVRKGLEELSSRGLITTKVGIGSFVTFDGKPVDDAIGWSRALANAGANAETRTLRLEVIEDADLAALLGIESPFFIAVDRVRTNASDGHAISIERSRLPLSPELEDVPLRGLREGSLHQTLRAAGLVPDHGEEWVGIEMLNAEDAAILGCPLGAPFLRGRRLTRAADERPIEYVTSLLNPAHFALHMRF
- a CDS encoding ADP-ribosylglycohydrolase family protein — encoded protein: MSDTATEHLDRAMGALIGGALGDALGMPTQLLSPARIAELYGHVEDFIAPFADHPVSKGLLAGTITDDTEQALLLGRILAASGDGFDHARWVNALLDWEREVKARGSYDLLGPSTKRAIDAINNGVSAEEAGRSGDTNGAAMRIGPVGIMMPLEPLDVFVAKVAETCRATHNTSIAIASAAAVAAAVSRGIGGGDWRAASDSAVAAARRGAMLGNWVTGGDIAARIVWAQDLVRGNRVKDAIRLITDLVGTGVASQESVPAAFAVLEVAGGDPWQAAVISANLGGDTDTIGAIAAGMAGACTGFAHLPQDRIAKLRGIDLAEVKALAIDLLAARATKARSGKDAAA
- a CDS encoding PfkB family carbohydrate kinase, whose protein sequence is MSGRLVHIGSAVVDYVYRIDALPMPGTEKTASSFAQVAGGGFNMMVAAARTGMKVVFGGQLGSGPNGDFLRAAFAMAGIETLTPPSPVMDSGNCVAMISRDAERTFISWPGAESVLSLDMMAPVSVVPGDWVFTSGYTLSYPESRDALTDWLELLPADIPFAFDPTPIISDIPHPILARVLARTTWLSCNTTEAAEIAGPGDVETVAAQLLKIHCPHADGVVIRSGAGGCHVRLADGTAQAIPGFRVAAIDTNGAGDTHIGAFISALARGVQPFEAARYANAAAAISVTRHGGSSAPTDAEIQTFLSQAGGPSITEPGQTHKAHQTA
- a CDS encoding ABC transporter substrate-binding protein is translated as MRMPELTALLTATAVFTSALAFAAKADDVHVLNWKGYGADEPWAIEAFEKATGNKVINDFFNSEQEMLTKIRTNPGLYDVVMINAAFNDQAMAEKLIQPIDTSKLPNYADISKDKAGSPMLDHDGKVYGVPWVWGLTALAINDKSFDKAPTSIAEMWDPAHKGRVIIRDDAVEAVQFGAIATGQNINDIKDMDAVKAKLTSLMPQIKTFWSAENDWNQMVASNQIDIGTYWSGSADRAKTHFKLPVSLVIPREGAVAWLDAFSIPAGSKNVAGAEAFINYMIDPKFYVEWVTKVGAPVSANTKAVEALPEDAFNRKVMGDPDVAKRIQFQAPITDAQREAYLALWQQLKVDVK
- a CDS encoding ABC transporter permease; protein product: MAVQGAVASRGGLRSALPLLAPAYLWLTVAIFLPLSAMVFFSFMTDLPLSGKPWAFTLGNYAAFFSQSLYLTLLLASLRLGLEVTLWCVVIGYPAAYVLAKVLKGRSREAIFLLVILPFWSNGLVRIFSWAMVLREGGILDTGLNAVLPFKINIDLMYSYPAVIIGLVHSYVPYMVLTCYLTLQAIDDSLIEAGRSLGASRLQVLKRVIIPLSMPGLVAGAALIFVPVVGSFMEPRILGGRTGTFYGTVIEDQFVAVFNWPLGAALSFILLAVVLVILAVASPVLRRAA
- a CDS encoding ABC transporter permease, which gives rise to MATTRILEWLGRAYIGLLLAFLYLPIIIMALMSFNVSQFYQLPFEWTTEWYASLWQNNQLIAATWNSIEIAVITTVICVVLGSAASLALFRYEFRGKKFLQALLFPPIAIPWLITGTAMLIFFFGVGIGRGLFAILLGHVALALPYVIVVVSARLQTFAPELEEAARSLGANQWQVTARVTLPWIMPGVIAGGLFAFAVSFDQFVVSYFLATPGQTTLPVEIYAAIRKGFTPEINAVSTIIIVVSMALMLLTARFFKFGGEK